A region from the Oceanispirochaeta sp. M1 genome encodes:
- a CDS encoding helix-turn-helix domain-containing protein, whose product MEGLFTVEEAAKYTRLSTKTLYTYASQKKIPHIKLGSRLLFDEVKLEEWIRGNAVPMKGSDTK is encoded by the coding sequence ATGGAAGGATTATTTACTGTTGAAGAAGCTGCTAAGTATACCAGGTTGAGTACCAAAACCCTGTACACCTATGCCTCACAGAAGAAGATTCCCCATATCAAACTGGGAAGCCGACTTTTATTTGACGAGGTGAAACTGGAGGAATGGATCAGAGGAAATGCCGTTCCCATGAAAGGTTCTGATACAAAATGA
- a CDS encoding phage terminase large subunit has translation MRIRFKPTSAQRKALSLVKSTAKHILLFGGSRSGKTTLLVMVLIYRAIQYPGSRHLICRLRLKDARSSVLHETLLPWLDKTIGTERYHYVKHENYISIYNGSEIWIGGLGDREQVDRILGHEYNTIYFNEVSQLSYHAVTTAYSRLAMKTPGCRNLFLYDCNPGSPLHWTYKIFVRKIDFKTEEPLNKPELYISMLINPIDNMDHLDSGYIEDVLDNLPEKQKARFLSGLWVKGEGCIYERFEREMIIPPEELPEMDYYTAGQDFGLNITNVKIGYSGDRVYIVKDHGGHNITTRSFNEQLTKQGWFDDDMPVYCDPAGGERIQEITGGQKANNNVDPGIDYINSLIERNLFFICSECAGVLSEIWDYARDEEDKIIKINDHYMDAMRYGIFSNNQNGVILI, from the coding sequence ATGAGAATCAGATTCAAGCCGACCTCTGCCCAGAGGAAGGCCCTATCCCTTGTAAAAAGTACAGCCAAACACATCCTCCTCTTCGGAGGGTCCAGAAGCGGGAAGACCACCCTCCTGGTCATGGTTCTAATCTATAGAGCCATCCAATATCCCGGCAGCCGGCACCTGATCTGCCGGCTCCGCCTGAAGGATGCCCGCAGCTCCGTCCTTCATGAGACCCTGCTTCCCTGGCTTGACAAGACAATTGGCACCGAGCGCTACCACTATGTGAAGCATGAGAATTACATATCTATTTACAACGGCAGTGAGATCTGGATAGGAGGCCTGGGAGACAGAGAACAGGTGGACCGGATTCTGGGCCATGAATACAACACCATCTACTTCAATGAAGTCTCCCAGCTCTCCTACCACGCCGTGACCACGGCCTATTCCCGTCTGGCCATGAAAACCCCAGGCTGCCGGAACCTCTTCCTCTATGACTGCAACCCCGGCTCCCCTCTCCACTGGACCTATAAGATCTTCGTCCGGAAGATAGACTTCAAGACAGAGGAGCCTCTGAATAAGCCGGAGCTCTATATCTCCATGCTCATCAACCCCATAGACAATATGGATCACCTGGATTCAGGTTATATCGAAGACGTCCTTGATAACCTCCCCGAGAAACAGAAGGCACGATTCCTCTCAGGACTCTGGGTCAAGGGCGAAGGCTGCATCTATGAACGCTTTGAAAGAGAGATGATCATCCCCCCCGAGGAGCTCCCGGAGATGGACTACTACACAGCAGGCCAGGACTTCGGCCTAAATATCACCAATGTGAAGATCGGATACTCGGGAGACAGGGTTTATATCGTAAAGGATCATGGAGGCCATAACATCACAACCCGCAGCTTTAACGAACAGCTGACCAAACAGGGCTGGTTTGACGATGACATGCCCGTCTACTGTGACCCTGCTGGGGGGGAGCGCATCCAGGAGATTACCGGAGGCCAGAAGGCCAACAACAACGTGGACCCGGGAATAGACTATATCAACAGTCTCATAGAAAGAAATCTCTTCTTCATCTGCTCAGAATGCGCTGGTGTCCTCTCCGAGATCTGGGACTACGCCCGGGATGAAGAAGACAAGATAATCAAGATCAATGACCATTATATGGATGCTATGAGGTATGGGATATTCAGCAATAATCAGAATGGAGTTATTCTGATATAA
- a CDS encoding XRE family transcriptional regulator, whose translation MDNRIKAEIEPSILIWARERYSTTHEIVAQKTNISEENIINFEEGDAQPSFAQLRKIANFFRLSISAFFLPYPPGREAHVTASLRRLSGMSTDSFSIELTREIIDAIEKRDFYLSVTEPNDIIDWPFTEEKTYNAVEVRDILGFDIGTQRSWRDSRIAFNTLRYYFESLGILVFQVSKIAIDEFRACAISEYPIPIIIINRSDSYNGRSFSMVHELYHLINQQYDIEINPTAKIIPPELISIEQDANSFASDFLIPSDVFLSEITRFWRDDPDQFIYSISRKYSVSKEFIARRLLDEKIIDENYYYLVRDEGIKRSKRKGGFVPPNVDCLSKNGKIYSSAVFEELLSGRLSRVQASSYLDVKEKWFDRIQGSL comes from the coding sequence ATGGATAACAGAATAAAAGCAGAAATAGAACCTTCTATTCTTATCTGGGCTAGAGAAAGATATTCCACGACACATGAAATAGTTGCACAAAAAACAAATATAAGTGAAGAGAATATAATAAATTTTGAAGAAGGTGATGCACAGCCAAGTTTTGCCCAATTAAGAAAGATAGCAAATTTCTTCAGGTTAAGTATTTCAGCCTTTTTTCTCCCATATCCTCCAGGAAGGGAAGCACATGTTACTGCTAGTTTAAGAAGACTTTCTGGTATGTCGACTGATAGCTTTTCTATTGAACTAACCCGTGAGATCATTGATGCTATTGAGAAAAGAGATTTTTACTTAAGTGTCACTGAACCAAATGATATTATTGATTGGCCATTTACAGAAGAAAAGACTTACAATGCTGTAGAAGTAAGAGATATTCTAGGTTTTGATATTGGTACACAGCGATCATGGAGAGATTCACGAATTGCATTTAATACTTTAAGATATTATTTTGAATCATTAGGGATATTAGTATTTCAGGTATCAAAGATTGCAATTGATGAATTTAGAGCCTGTGCGATTTCAGAATACCCAATACCAATAATTATAATAAATCGTAGTGACTCGTATAATGGAAGATCTTTTTCTATGGTGCATGAATTATATCATTTGATTAATCAACAATATGATATTGAGATCAATCCTACAGCAAAAATCATTCCACCAGAGTTAATAAGTATTGAACAAGATGCAAATAGTTTTGCCTCAGATTTTCTTATCCCATCAGATGTATTTCTTTCTGAAATTACTAGGTTTTGGAGAGATGATCCTGATCAATTTATTTATTCTATTTCAAGGAAATATAGTGTTAGCAAAGAATTTATTGCAAGACGTTTACTCGATGAAAAAATTATTGATGAAAATTACTATTATTTAGTTAGAGATGAAGGTATAAAACGATCAAAACGAAAAGGCGGGTTCGTTCCTCCGAATGTTGATTGTTTAAGCAAAAATGGAAAAATCTATTCATCAGCAGTATTTGAAGAATTACTGTCTGGTAGATTATCTAGAGTTCAAGCTAGTAGCTATTTAGATGTGAAAGAAAAATGGTTTGATCGAATCCAAGGATCATTATGA
- a CDS encoding site-specific integrase produces the protein MRYREPFTVFPRKMRSGRIIWYYQTYDDNGKRTTAFSTGQITKSAARATCRKLLKEDKLLPSRGGRITFGEYSKDWWDWDKCQFLKYKRTRRSISRSYADIGMIILRNQILPYFATMRLDEITAHDVEKWLQSMLGKGLSRTTCNHYKTFLSIMLSDAIRREILKEDVSKKIAPLKSSTKARGILSSDMVEKLFKEENRQKYWSNIKCYYANLMAACTGMRMGEVLGLQFSDINKETVSVTKQYMRKHGLSPTKTKESREIPIPEPLKNALEKLAHESDDDFVFSSPKRSNEPLEASTIWRSLRSALIKAGMEEDQIKEKNITFHSWRHYFNTIMRSNNIADSKLQKMTGHKSMEMTDHYTHYQIDDLKDIGKIQAKILPFSNAG, from the coding sequence GTGAGATACAGAGAGCCTTTTACAGTATTCCCAAGAAAAATGAGATCCGGAAGAATCATCTGGTACTATCAAACCTATGATGATAATGGAAAAAGAACAACTGCTTTTTCTACCGGTCAAATTACAAAATCCGCTGCCAGAGCCACATGCAGAAAGCTTCTAAAAGAAGATAAGCTACTCCCTTCCAGGGGAGGACGGATAACATTCGGGGAGTATTCCAAAGATTGGTGGGACTGGGATAAATGCCAGTTTTTAAAGTACAAGCGCACCAGACGATCCATTTCTAGATCCTATGCCGATATAGGGATGATCATTCTGAGGAATCAGATTCTCCCCTACTTCGCTACTATGCGACTGGATGAAATAACAGCCCATGATGTAGAAAAATGGCTTCAGAGCATGTTGGGTAAAGGTTTGTCCCGAACAACATGCAATCACTACAAAACATTTTTAAGCATTATGCTCAGTGATGCTATTCGCAGAGAAATACTGAAAGAGGACGTTAGCAAAAAGATTGCACCTCTGAAATCCAGCACAAAAGCCAGAGGAATCCTCAGCTCAGATATGGTTGAAAAATTATTCAAGGAAGAAAATCGTCAGAAATATTGGAGCAATATAAAATGCTATTACGCCAATCTAATGGCGGCATGTACAGGGATGAGAATGGGAGAAGTCCTGGGACTTCAGTTTTCAGATATCAACAAAGAGACTGTATCTGTGACCAAGCAGTACATGAGAAAGCATGGACTCTCTCCAACGAAAACCAAGGAATCCCGAGAGATTCCTATACCTGAACCATTGAAGAATGCTTTAGAAAAATTAGCACATGAATCAGATGATGATTTTGTTTTTTCTTCTCCCAAAAGATCTAATGAACCATTGGAGGCATCAACAATATGGCGATCTCTCCGCAGTGCTTTGATAAAAGCAGGGATGGAAGAAGACCAAATCAAAGAGAAGAATATCACCTTTCATAGCTGGCGGCATTACTTCAACACAATTATGCGGAGCAATAACATTGCGGACAGTAAGCTCCAGAAGATGACAGGCCATAAATCTATGGAGATGACAGATCATTACACCCACTATCAGATTGATGATCTGAAAGATATTGGAAAAATACAGGCCAAGATCCTCCCCTTTTCCAATGCCGGGTAA